One Haladaptatus sp. R4 DNA window includes the following coding sequences:
- a CDS encoding MBL fold metallo-hydrolase gives MASSDWGDWLPREVEETTPDGIALWYLGCNGFILKGSDETTLFIDPYVGTGDPPRTVRMIPVPFDPEDVTEADAVLATHEHTDHVHGPSQAPILASTGATFYAPDDSLAVARQDEQWTDNWDVSDDQFEEVAEGETFEVGEFTIHVEPSHDADATHPVSYVIEHGDVTFFHGGDTKPGEKLETVGESYDIDLGVLAFGSDGWIPDKETREPKYTKWYSDENEIADAANALQLDTLLPTHWDMWKGLTADPTALYDHTRSYDYPNALKIIEIGDRVELS, from the coding sequence ATGGCAAGTAGCGACTGGGGGGATTGGCTCCCGCGAGAAGTCGAGGAAACGACACCGGATGGAATCGCGCTCTGGTATCTCGGTTGCAACGGGTTCATCCTGAAGGGGAGCGACGAAACGACGCTGTTCATCGACCCGTACGTCGGCACGGGTGATCCGCCGCGAACCGTCCGGATGATTCCCGTCCCGTTCGACCCGGAAGACGTGACGGAAGCCGATGCGGTGCTGGCGACCCACGAACACACCGACCACGTTCACGGGCCAAGCCAAGCGCCCATCCTCGCCTCGACCGGCGCGACGTTCTACGCACCCGACGACAGCCTCGCCGTCGCACGTCAGGACGAGCAGTGGACGGACAACTGGGACGTCTCGGACGACCAGTTCGAGGAAGTAGCGGAGGGAGAGACGTTCGAAGTCGGCGAGTTCACGATTCACGTCGAACCGAGCCACGACGCCGACGCGACACATCCCGTCTCCTACGTCATCGAACACGGTGACGTCACCTTCTTCCACGGCGGCGACACCAAACCCGGGGAGAAACTCGAAACCGTCGGCGAATCCTACGACATCGACCTCGGCGTGCTCGCCTTCGGTTCCGACGGGTGGATTCCCGACAAGGAAACCCGCGAACCGAAGTACACGAAGTGGTACAGCGACGAAAACGAGATCGCCGACGCGGCGAACGCCCTCCAACTCGATACGCTCCTCCCGACCCACTGGGACATGTGGAAAGGGCTGACGGCCGACCCGACGGCGCTGTACGACCACACGCGGAGCTACGACTATCCGAACGCACTGAAGATCATCGAGATCGGTGACCGCGTCGAACTGAGCTAA
- a CDS encoding winged helix-turn-helix domain-containing protein, with product MSDESGPEALISTVVKRAGFLAALSSGPIPKHHLGDELGVSRSTVYKAVRELHEYDLVERTDDGLALTLVGRILASEYDSFRATAEDVRRTRQLLSTLPSEAELSTALLDDARTVLAERHAPNYPIRSFREMVDSADAVRGISPVALPQYVELFHDRVIDGDMTAELVLERPVVEFLVTDYGPQLNEALDSDQLSIWEMDATFPYGLIVVEGAHDGVSVVVYDERGELRGIIANDTPASVEWGKDVFESYRERATLVGGR from the coding sequence ATGTCCGACGAGAGTGGACCGGAAGCGCTGATTTCGACAGTCGTCAAGCGTGCCGGATTTCTCGCCGCACTCTCGTCGGGACCGATCCCGAAACACCATCTCGGGGACGAACTGGGCGTCTCCCGTTCGACGGTGTACAAAGCGGTGCGGGAACTCCACGAGTACGACCTCGTCGAGCGAACCGACGACGGACTCGCCTTGACGCTCGTCGGACGGATACTCGCAAGCGAGTACGATTCCTTTCGAGCCACCGCCGAAGACGTCCGTCGAACCCGCCAACTGCTCTCCACCCTTCCATCGGAGGCAGAGCTATCCACCGCTCTCCTCGACGACGCCCGGACGGTTCTCGCCGAGCGACACGCCCCCAACTATCCGATACGGTCGTTCAGGGAGATGGTCGACAGCGCGGACGCCGTGCGCGGTATCTCGCCGGTGGCACTTCCCCAGTACGTCGAACTGTTTCACGACCGTGTCATCGACGGGGACATGACCGCAGAGTTGGTACTCGAACGCCCCGTGGTCGAGTTCCTCGTCACGGATTACGGTCCGCAGTTGAACGAAGCGCTGGACTCGGACCAGCTATCTATCTGGGAGATGGACGCGACGTTCCCGTACGGACTCATCGTCGTTGAAGGCGCACACGACGGCGTCAGTGTCGTCGTCTACGACGAGCGGGGCGAACTCCGTGGTATCATCGCGAACGACACTCCCGCTTCGGTAGAGTGGGGAAAAGACGTGTTCGAATCCTACCGCGAGCGGGCGACCCTCGTCGGCGGGAGGTAA
- a CDS encoding enoyl-CoA hydratase/isomerase family protein — MTDDDTGSDDSPGSPEQVASECETVDFDVERYVGTVTLNRPDARNALNAQVRAELKDVLDAVEASPDVRVVVLTGASEAKAFVAGADVKELRERDALSQREASKRPRVYEYVDDLEKPVIAAINGHALGGGCELAQACDVRIAHERAKLGQPEINLGIMPGGGGTQRLARLVGEGQAMRLVLSGEIIDAEEAREIGLVDEVREDGEFEDRVYELAGRMADKSPTALELAKKAVKASSRMDLESGIEYEAELFALLFASGDKNEGIDAFLEDRDPEWEDR, encoded by the coding sequence ATGACTGACGACGACACCGGATCGGACGACAGCCCCGGCAGTCCCGAACAGGTCGCAAGCGAGTGTGAAACGGTTGATTTCGACGTCGAGAGGTACGTCGGCACGGTCACCCTGAACCGGCCCGATGCGCGCAACGCGCTGAACGCGCAGGTGCGCGCCGAACTGAAGGACGTCCTCGACGCCGTGGAGGCGTCGCCGGACGTGCGCGTCGTCGTGCTCACGGGCGCGTCGGAGGCGAAGGCGTTCGTCGCGGGGGCCGACGTGAAGGAGCTGCGGGAACGGGACGCGCTCTCCCAGCGCGAAGCGAGCAAGCGGCCGCGCGTGTACGAGTACGTGGACGACCTGGAAAAGCCGGTCATCGCGGCCATCAACGGCCACGCACTCGGCGGGGGTTGTGAACTCGCGCAGGCCTGCGACGTGCGTATCGCACACGAGCGGGCAAAACTCGGCCAACCCGAGATCAACCTCGGCATCATGCCCGGCGGCGGTGGCACCCAGCGACTGGCGCGACTGGTCGGCGAGGGACAAGCCATGCGACTCGTCCTCTCCGGGGAGATCATCGACGCCGAGGAAGCCCGGGAAATCGGCCTCGTGGACGAAGTCCGTGAAGACGGGGAGTTCGAGGACCGCGTGTACGAACTCGCGGGTCGGATGGCCGATAAGAGCCCGACGGCACTCGAACTGGCGAAGAAGGCGGTGAAAGCGAGCAGTCGGATGGACCTCGAATCAGGAATCGAGTACGAAGCGGAACTGTTCGCCCTGCTGTTCGCGTCGGGGGACAAAAACGAGGGAATCGACGCGTTCCTCGAAGACCGCGACCCGGAATGGGAAGACCGGTAG